A single region of the Triticum dicoccoides isolate Atlit2015 ecotype Zavitan chromosome 2B, WEW_v2.0, whole genome shotgun sequence genome encodes:
- the LOC119364484 gene encoding galactose mutarotase-like, giving the protein MARAPLLLLLLVPLLAAVCLASLAPGANAAGRKMVGVYELSKGDFSAKVTNWGATVTSVVFPDSKGNLGDVVLGYDTIAEYVNGSSYFGALVGRVANRVAKARFVLDGKVYHLYANDGKNALHGGHRGFSKVIWTVKEYVSGGDSPHITLYYHSFDGEQGFPGALDVYVTYELSSPYVLSVRMNATALDKATPVNLAQHTYWNLGGEGSGDVLGNTVQLFASRYTPVDATLIPTGQLAPVAGTPYDLLAPTSVREHLRQVVGGSSNGSTIYGYDINYVVDGDARALRKVAAVRDGASGRALELWADQPGVQFYTGNFLQDVKGKGGKTYGQYGALCLETQGFPDAVNHPDFPLQIVRPGQAAYKHDMVFKFSF; this is encoded by the exons ATGGCTAGagcaccgctgctgctgctgctgcttgttcCTCTTCTCGCGGCGGTGTGCCTCGCGTCCTTGGCCCCCGGCGCCAATGCGGCGGGGAGGAAGATGGTCGGTGTCTACGAGCTCAGCAAGGGAGATTTCTCTGCCAAGGTCACCAACTGGGGCGCCACCGTCACGTCCGTCGTCTTTCCGGATTCCAAAG GGAATTTGGGCGATGTTGTCCTTGGCTATGACACCATCGCTGAATATGTT AACGGATCCAGTTACTTTGGAGCGCTTGTTGGACGAGTAGCCAACAGGGTGGCCAAGGCGCGCTTCGTGCTCGATGGAAAAGTCTACCACCTATATGCCAACGATGGCAAGAACGCACTTCATG GCGGTCATAGGGGCTTCAGCAAAGTTATATGGACGGTGAAGGAATATGTCAGTGGTGGTGACTCCCCACACATCACGCTGTACTATCATAGCTTCGACGGAGAGCAAG GGTTTCCCGGGGCCCTGGACGTGTACGTGACGTACGAGCTGTCGAGCCCGTACGTGCTGAGCGTGCGCATGAACGCGACGGCGCTGGACAAGGCCACCCCGGTGAACCTGGCGCAGCACACGTACTGGAACCTGGGCGGGGAGGGCAGCGGCGACGTCCTGGGCAACACGGTCCAGCTCTTCGCGTCCCGGTACACGCCCGTGGACGCGACGCTCATCCCCACGGGGCAGCTGGCGCCCGTGGCCGGCACGCCCTATGACCTCCTGGCGCCGACCTCCGTGCGCGAGCACCTCCGCCaggtcgtgggcggcagcagcaacGGCAGCACCATCTACGGCTACGACATCAACTACGTGGTCGACGGGGACGCGCGCGCGCTGCGCAAGGTGGCGGCCGTCCGGGACGGCGCGTCCGGGCGCGCGCTGGAGCTGTGGGCGGACCAGCCCGGGGTGCAGTTCTACACCGGCAACTTCCTCCAGGACGTCAAGGGGAAGGGCGGCAAGACGTACGGGCAGTACGGCGCGCTGTGCCTCGAGACGCAGGGGTTCCCCGACGCCGTGAACCACCCCGACTTCCCGTTGCAGATTGTGAGGCCTGGCCAGGCGGCGTACAAGCATGACATGGTGTTCAAGTTCTCCTTCTAG